A part of Aegilops tauschii subsp. strangulata cultivar AL8/78 chromosome 2, Aet v6.0, whole genome shotgun sequence genomic DNA contains:
- the LOC109748072 gene encoding protein DA1-related 1: protein MSSPKTCYKERFHPKCDVCKQFIPTHMNVLIKYRTHPFWLQKYCPSHEVDGTPRCCSCERMEPRESRYVLLDDGRKLCLECLDSAVMDTNECQPLYLEIQEFYEGLNMKVEQQVPLLLVERQALNEAMEGEKTGHHHLPETRGLCLSEEQTVSTILRRPRMTGNKIMEMITEPYRLTRRCEVTAILILYGLPRLLTGSILAHEMMHAWLQLKGYRTLTPDIEEGICQVLAHLWIESEIMAGSGSNTASTSSSSSSSTSSKKGGRSQFERKLGDFFKHQTESDTSVAYGDGFRAGNRVVQQYGLKRTLEHIRLTRTLPF, encoded by the exons ATGAG TTCTCCTAAAACTTGTTACAAGGAGCGCTTTCATCCAAAATGTGATGTCTGCAAGCAATTT ATTCCTACTCATATGAACGTCCTTATCAAATATAGGACACATCCTTTTTGGTTACAAAAATACTGTCCATCACATGAGGTGGATGGTACTCCAAGATGCTGTAGTTGTGAAAGAATGGAG CCAAGGGAATCAAGATATGTATTGCTTGATGATGGTCGTAAACTCTGCCTGGAGTGCCTTGACTCTGCAGTGATGGATACAAATGAGTGCCAGCCTCTTTATCTCGAAATACAGGAATTTTATGAAGGTCTCAATATGAAAGTGGAACAACAAGTTCCTCTGCTTCTTGTAGAAAGACAGGCTTTAAATGAAGCAATGGAAGGAGAGAAAACT GGACACCACCACCTTCCTGAAACAAGAGGTTTGTGCTTATCGGAAGAACAGACTGTCAGCACG ATATTGAGGAGACCAAGAATGACAGGAAACAAAATTATGGAAATGATAACAGAGCCGTATAGGTTGACACGGCGATGTGAAGTGACTGCAATTCTCATTCTATATGGTCTCCCAAG ATTGTTGACAGGTTCAATTTTAGCTCATGAGATGATGCATGCGTGGTTGCAACTTAAAG GATACCGCACGCTCACTCCAGATATAGAAGAGGGCATATGCCAAGTCCTCGCCCACCTGTGGATCGAGTCGGAGATCATGGCTGGATCAGGCAGCAACACCGCGTCGACATCCTCATCCTCTTCGTCATCCACATCGTCGAAGAAGGGCGGGAGGTCTCAGTTCGAGCGGAAGCTCGGTGACTTCTTCAAGCACCAGACCGAGTCGGACACCTCCGTTGCCTACGGGGATGGTTTCAGGGCTGGGAACCGAGTTGTTCAGCAGTACGGCTTGAAGCGCACCCTCGAGCACATCCGGCTGACAAGGACCTTGCCGTTTTGA